The Chlorocebus sabaeus isolate Y175 chromosome 1, mChlSab1.0.hap1, whole genome shotgun sequence genome includes a region encoding these proteins:
- the OOSP4B gene encoding LOW QUALITY PROTEIN: oocyte-secreted protein 4B (The sequence of the model RefSeq protein was modified relative to this genomic sequence to represent the inferred CDS: inserted 2 bases in 1 codon), translating to MKTSVLLAITATCSDDWLLVRMKIRPFDNNTEVRTGDIHLGDNCPVTRLLSFNYEFSYPVTSCGIKKIMFQRNDDAILSEISYRPRSHTTYEFPVVCFVKRLKFPSAMHFGMSGFDANTLKEIPQKSKXQESPAPTQSKTWAPNFKSVNKERLSKKSLHQ from the exons ATGAAGACCTCTGTACTCTTAG caataaCTGCAACGTGCTCTGATGATTGGTTGTTAGTCAGAATGAAAATAAGGCCCTTTGATAACAACACAGAAGTTAGAACTGGCGACATACACCTGGGAGACAACTGTCCTGTAACAAGACTGTTGTCATTTAACTACGAGTTTTCTTATCCTGTCACTTCTTGTGGGATCAAGAAAATT ATGTTCCAAAGAAATGATGATGCCATATTATCAGAGATCAGTTACAGACCAAGGTCGCATACTACTTATGAATTTCCAGTGGTTTGCTTTGTGAAGAG GCTTAAATTCCCATCTGCGATGCATTTTGGAATGAGTGGGTTTGATGCCAACACCTTGAAAGAAATccctcaaaaatcaaa acaagagtCACCAGCTCCCACACAAAGTAAAACATGGGCACctaattttaaaagtgttaatAAG GAGCGACTCTCCAAGAAGTCACTGCATCAATAA
- the OOSP2 gene encoding oocyte-secreted protein 2 yields MPYKNHLNQSPLLVSGVVLCWRSAQMVSMALEVLMLLALLIWTGAENLHVKINCSLDWLMVSVIPLAESRNLYIFADELHLGMGCPANWIHTYVYEFIYLVHDCGIRTRVISEETLLFQTELYFTPRNIDHNPEEIHLECSASRKSVWLTPVSTENEIKLDPSPFIADFQTTAEELGLLSSSQTCSELNEKWKLEAGIMYFAGKQFCFFIAKI; encoded by the exons ATGCCATATAAAAATCACTTAAACCAGTCGCCACTTCTTGTTTCCGGAGTCGTCCTGTGCTGGAGGTCTGCCCAGATGGTCTCCATGGCTTTAGAAGTCTTGATGCTCCTTGCTCTCTTGATCTGGACTGGTGCTGAGAACCTCCATG TGAAAATAAATTGCTCTCTGGACTGGTTGATGGTGTCAGTTATCCCACTTGCAGAAAGCAGAAATCTGTATATATTTGCGGATGAATTACATCTGGGAATGGGCTGCCCTGCAAATtggatacatacatatgtatatgagtTTATATATCTTGTTCATGATTGTGGCATCAGGACAAGG GTCATTTCTGAGGAAACTCTCCTTTTTCAAACCGAGCTATACTTTACCCCAAGGAATATAGATCACAACCCCGAGGAAATCCATTTGGAGTGTTCTGCCTCTAG GAAATCAGTGTGGCTTACACCAGTTTCTactgagaatgaaataaaattggatCCTAGTCCTTTTATTGCTGACTTTCAGACAACAGCAGAAGAGTTAGGATTATTATCTTCTAGTCAAACTTGCTCTGAGCTAAACGAGAAATGGAAACTTGAAGCTGGTATTATGTATTTTGCAGGAAaacagttttgctttttcataGCAAAAATATAG